The window CGGGGTGGCGAGTGTCGATTACCGTATCGAGTTGACCCTCAGCCAATTGCCGTATCGCATCGGCTACCGCTTCCGGCTCGGCGCCAAGCGTCGACTTGAGGTTGCGGATGATCAGCACCGAAACCAGCACACTGAGCAGCACGGCAATCGTGGTGACCAGCAGCATCAAGGTGGCGAAGTGACTGGCCGTGGTACGCACTTCGGCCAGTTGCTTGCCGATCGAGGCTTCCTCGTAGTCGATCAAGGCGTTGATACGCTTGAGCCACTCCTGGTAGGCCGGGGAAATATCGCTCAGCAGGAATGCCTGGGCCTTGTCCATGTCGCCTTGGCGGCGCACTTCGATCAGGCGGGCGGTGAGTGCCTGGGTGGTGCGTTCACTGTCCTTGATGTCTCCCAGCAGCCGGCGCTCGGTGTCTGATGCCCCCATCTTGCTGAAAATCGTGTCCATCGGCTGCGCCGAGGCCTGGTAGTCGGCGTTCAGTTTCTCGATGTTGCCCAGGTGGTTCTGCAGGCCGGCATTGTCACGCACCAGCACGGCATCGCGGATGGCAATGGCGCGATCATGCACGCTACCGCGGAAGTTGATCGCATAGCGTTGCTTGACTGCGCTGTCGTCACTGACATTGGTCAGCGTGGAGTCGATCAGGCCGACACGGTTGACCCCGATCAGGGTGACCAGGGTCAGGAGCGAAAGCACCAGCCCAAAGCCCAATCCAAGGCGTTTGGCGATTGTCAGGGAGCGGGGCATTTCAGGTTTCCTTAGCGTAAACGCAGGATTGATGTCAGTGAGCCATTACTTGGGTAGCGTTGTATCGCGTTACAAGGGCACCCCGTATTTGTTTTTATCTATCGCCATGATGGGACGAACCTCTCAGAGTTGGCAGCAATGACCTGTTCGAACACGAGCATCCAGCGCAATGCATGGTGTAAGCTCACTCATCCTCCGAATTCGACTCGAGCCCTATGCCGTCGCTTTTCAAACGTTCCCTGTTACCCAAACTGCGCAGCTTCCCGCTGGCTGCCGACTCCCTGACCATCCTGCCTTCGGCCGCCGAGTTCCGCCGCTGTCTCCTGGAGCGGATCGCCACGGCGCGTCAGCGCATCACCCTGGTGGCGTTGTACTTGCAGGAGGATGAGGCCGGGCAGGAAATCCTCGATGCGCTGCACGCGGCCAAGGCGGCTCGCCCAACGCTTGAAATCGTCGTGGTGGTCGACTGGCTGCGGGCCCAGCGCGGACTGATCGGTGCAGCCAAGCAGCCGGGCAATAGCGCCTGGTACCAGGCGCAGACCCGGGCCCATGAGACCGAGGTGCCGATCTACGGCGTGCCGGTACAGACCCGCGAGCTGTTCGGGGTGCTGCACCTCAAGGGCTTCATCATCGACGATTGCGTGATCTATAGCGGCGCCAGCCTGAACAACGTGTACCTGCACAAATTCGACAAGTACCGTTTCGACCGCTATCACCTGCTGCACAACAAGGCCCTGGCCGATTCGATGCAGGGCCTGGTGTACAAGGAGTTGCTGGCCTCCCATGCAGTCTGTCGCCTGGACCTGCCGAGCCTGCCGACCACCCGCAGCCTGCGCGGCGGTATTGGCGATCTGCGCAGCCGACTCAAAAGCGCCCAGTACGACACCCGGGCAGGTGGCGAGCCGAGCTTCAGCCTGTCGGTCAGCCCGTTGCTGGGGTTGGGCAAGAACAACCCATTGAGCCGAGTGATCTGCGAGCTGATTGCCGCCAGCCAACTGCAACTGACCATCTGCACGCCGTACTTCAACCTGCCGCTGGCGGTGACCCGGGAAATCAACCGGGCGCTGGAACGCGGGGTGAAGATCGACATCATCGTCGGCGACAAGACCGCCAACGACTTCTACATCCCGCCCAGCGAGCCGTTCAAGGTCATCGCGGCATTGCCGTACCTGTACGAGATCAGCCTGCGGCGTTTCGCCAAGCGGCACCAGGCGGCAATCGACAAGGGCTTGTTGAACCTGCACCTGTGGCGTGATGGTGACAACACCTATCATCTCAAGGGCATGTGGGTTGACCAGCGCTATACCTTGCTGACCGGCAACAACCTCAATCCGCGAGCCTTTCGCCTCGACCTGGAAAACGCCTTGCTGATCGACGATCCACGCAGTGAGCTGCTGGAAGTGCGGGCACGGGAGTTGGAACTGATTCTGCAAAACACACAGCGGATCGCCAGCTTCAGGGAGCTGGATACACTGCTGGACTACCCGGAGGCGGTGGGCAAGTTCCTGCGGCGGGTGAGTCGGGTGAAGATCGAGCGATTGCTCTATCGGATGCTCTGATTCGTTGTTGGGGCGGCGGGTTGCTGGCGATAGCGCTGAGCCTGGCACCCTGGATCTCATTGAATGGCCGCCTTTGGCGGATCGCCAGCAAGCCGGCTCCTACAGGCTTCATGGCGCGCCTGTCACGCATGCATGACGCCAAAAACCTGTAGGGGGGGCCAGGTCTGTCGGGGCGACAGACCTCCCAGGCGACCGCATTCGCCCGGGAGGCACCACGACCTTAGTTCAGGCCCAGCTTGCCGCGCAGGGTCGACAGGTCTTCTGCCAGGGTGTTGACCGGGCCGACCAGGGCCTTGCGGTCATTTTCCTTGACCTTGTCATAGGTCTCGAAGCCGCCGTCCTTGGTCTTGTACTTGGCCAGGATCTTTTCCACGGTGGCAAAGTTCTTGTCGACTTTGGCGGCGAAGGCCTTGTCCTGCTTCTCGATCTGCGGACGGAACAGGTCGACGATTTTCTTCGCGCCGTCGATGTTGCCCTGGAAGTCATACAGGTCGGTATGGCTGTAGCGGTCTTCCTCGCCGGAGACCTTGGTCGCAGCCACTTCTTCCAACAGGGCGGCAGCGCCACCCACGACTTTCTCAGGCGGGAAGGTCAGACCGGCAACGCGCGATTGCAGCTCCTTCACGTTCTTGTCCAGGCCGTCGGCCAGATCGCCCAGGCCCTGGGTCGAGTTCTCGGAGAACAGGCTGTACTCCAGGCGGTGGAAACCGGTGAAGTCCTCGGCCTTGACGCCTTTTTCGTGGTCGTCGACGCGGGAGTCGATGGCCGCGTCCAGGTCACTGAACAGCTCGGCGATCGGTTCGATCGACTCGTAGTGAACGCGGGTAGGGGCGTAGAGCTTCTTGGCGGTCGCCAGGTCGCCTTTCTTCACGGCGTCGGTGAACTGCTGGGTCTTGCTGGCCAGTTGGTCAAGCTGCTCGGTGACGTAGATCTTGTAGTCCGAAACCGGGCCCACCAGGTCCAGCGGTGCAGTGGCCGCGAAAGCGGAGAGCGGAGCGTGCAGCAGGCCGACGGCCAACAACAAAGCAAGAGGCGACTTCTTCATGAGAACTTCCCAGGTGAGTTAAGGATTAAGCCTTGGATTTTTGTTGTGTTGCAGAAAGCAGCGAGCGACCGATGAAGTCCTGGTCGCCGGTGACACCCGGCAAGGTGAAGAAATAACCGCCACCGATAGGCTTGAGGTATTCCTCCAGGGGCTCGCCGTTGAGTCGGGTCTGGACAGTGATGAAGCCTTGTTCCAGGTTCGACTGGTAGCAGATGAACAACAGGCCCATCTCCAGCTGGCCGTTCTTGCTGACGCCATTGGAGTAGTTGAACGGCCGGCGCAGGATCAGGTTGCGCTGCGACTCGGGAGTGCGCGGATTGGCCAGGCGGATGTGGGAATCGAGCCGGATGCGTTTGCCCTCCGGGTCATTGCTGTAGTCCGGGACCTCGGCTTCGGTCTTGCCACCGATAGGCGCGCCGGTGATTTTCTCCCGGCCAAAGATGCTTTCCTGTTCCTGTAGCGGGGTACGGTCCCAGCGCTCGACCAGGTTGCGGATGATCCGCACCGCCTGATAGCTGCCGTTGGCGGCCCAGGCCGGCTCGTCGCTGCCGGGCTGAACCCAGACGATGCGGTCCATGGCGCTGTTGTCGTTGGAGTCCGGGTTGGCCGAGCCATCACGGAAACCGAGGAAGTTGCGCGCGCTCTGGGCCGGCTCGCCAGGCTTGGCCGGTGCCTGTGGCGGGACGGTGCCTTCCTGCTTCCAGCGCACCAGCAGCAGGTCCGGGGTGTTCTTGACGATGTCGCGCAGGGCGTGGATGTTGGTGTCCGGGGTGTTGGAGCAGAACTGGATGCTCAGGTCGCCATGGCACAGGCCCGGTTGCAGCGCATCGTTGGGGAAACCGACCATCTGGCTCAGGCGCTTGGGCTTGACCGATTCCAGGCCGAAGCGCTCGTCGAACAGCGAGTTGCCAACCGAGACGGTGATGGTCAGGTTGTCCGGGGTGACGACCGGACCGAGGATGCCGGAGTCCAGGGGCGGCAGCTTCGGATCGATCTGCCGGACTGCGCCGCCACTCATCAGGAATGCAATGCGTTCGTTGAGGGTGC of the Pseudomonas vanderleydeniana genome contains:
- the pssA gene encoding CDP-diacylglycerol--serine O-phosphatidyltransferase, with amino-acid sequence MPSLFKRSLLPKLRSFPLAADSLTILPSAAEFRRCLLERIATARQRITLVALYLQEDEAGQEILDALHAAKAARPTLEIVVVVDWLRAQRGLIGAAKQPGNSAWYQAQTRAHETEVPIYGVPVQTRELFGVLHLKGFIIDDCVIYSGASLNNVYLHKFDKYRFDRYHLLHNKALADSMQGLVYKELLASHAVCRLDLPSLPTTRSLRGGIGDLRSRLKSAQYDTRAGGEPSFSLSVSPLLGLGKNNPLSRVICELIAASQLQLTICTPYFNLPLAVTREINRALERGVKIDIIVGDKTANDFYIPPSEPFKVIAALPYLYEISLRRFAKRHQAAIDKGLLNLHLWRDGDNTYHLKGMWVDQRYTLLTGNNLNPRAFRLDLENALLIDDPRSELLEVRARELELILQNTQRIASFRELDTLLDYPEAVGKFLRRVSRVKIERLLYRML
- the efeO gene encoding iron uptake system protein EfeO, producing the protein MKKSPLALLLAVGLLHAPLSAFAATAPLDLVGPVSDYKIYVTEQLDQLASKTQQFTDAVKKGDLATAKKLYAPTRVHYESIEPIAELFSDLDAAIDSRVDDHEKGVKAEDFTGFHRLEYSLFSENSTQGLGDLADGLDKNVKELQSRVAGLTFPPEKVVGGAAALLEEVAATKVSGEEDRYSHTDLYDFQGNIDGAKKIVDLFRPQIEKQDKAFAAKVDKNFATVEKILAKYKTKDGGFETYDKVKENDRKALVGPVNTLAEDLSTLRGKLGLN
- the efeB gene encoding iron uptake transporter deferrochelatase/peroxidase subunit; protein product: MSDSTERNNEFSADRRRVLLGMGVAGAAIAGSALSCPAMAASQTQSQVTQAPSSEKTQDRHEFHGKHQTGIVTPRPAAGMFVAFDVLASDRKDLERLFRTLNERIAFLMSGGAVRQIDPKLPPLDSGILGPVVTPDNLTITVSVGNSLFDERFGLESVKPKRLSQMVGFPNDALQPGLCHGDLSIQFCSNTPDTNIHALRDIVKNTPDLLLVRWKQEGTVPPQAPAKPGEPAQSARNFLGFRDGSANPDSNDNSAMDRIVWVQPGSDEPAWAANGSYQAVRIIRNLVERWDRTPLQEQESIFGREKITGAPIGGKTEAEVPDYSNDPEGKRIRLDSHIRLANPRTPESQRNLILRRPFNYSNGVSKNGQLEMGLLFICYQSNLEQGFITVQTRLNGEPLEEYLKPIGGGYFFTLPGVTGDQDFIGRSLLSATQQKSKA